Sequence from the Candidatus Brocadia sp. genome:
GTCTCCTCATCTGGATTGATAAAAAAGTTATCAGACATATCGGCGAAACCCCTCTTTTTTACCGTAACCGGATACGTACCACTCATGAGCTTAATGTTCAGAGGAGTTGTACCAACTTTCTTCCCTTTCACATATACAGATGCCCCTTCAGGATTTGTAATAATTTGCAAGGTCCCAAAGCGTGGCACCTCGGTTGCTTGTCTGTTTTCTTTCGAAGAAATTTTTATGCCCGGGAATCCCAGGGGAAGGTTATTGTCGAAGTTACCGGAGGTATCAGGGTGCTGAGCATTCCGGGTTGCCCGCTTTACCTTGTCCTCTAAAAAATCGAATGCCTCTGCAAGGGTCACAATGCCATTGTTATTCCCTTCGAAATCTGCCTTTCCTTTCATCCCCTCCAGCAAATAGTGAGTAAACACCCCATGTCCCCCTCCCCACTTGCTGGATTCCATAGAGACCTCACCGGCACGACTGGCACTTATAATTCCCCAGCCATCTCTGACCGATTTAAGCGTAGAAAGGGCTACGTTAATGGTATTAAAAAATCCCCTCGTACCGATAGTGCATTCCGTCAAACCAGCACTATGACAGGTATCAGCAAAGAAAACCAGCTTCTTTGCTGAGATGTATCGTTTCATATCTGCATTGACATGTTCCATGTGATAGGCCGTTGCTGACAGGTCATCGAGTTCTGAGTCATGCATCAGTAGGTAAAGATTACTAAGACGATCGGGTTCGGGTGCACCATGGCAAGCCATGAAGATAACCACAAAATCGGTGTCGACTGCCTTTTTTAAAAAATTCGTGATGGCCGACTTAACGTTTTTAAGGGTTGCCCGATCGTTTTTTAACAATACAATATTCTCTTTATTGAAATTGCCGCCAACCGGGCTGGTGATAAAGTCATAAAAAGCCTGGGCATCGGCATCGGCATATTGTAAATCCGGTATCCTGGAGTCTTTATAATCGGATATGCCGATCACAACGGCATAACGCTGGATGTGACTATCTTCAAAATATTGTTTTGGCGGCAATATGCCCCGAATAAAATGACGACCACGGCCATGGGGAATGTCCGAATATCCTGAAATTTCGACTTCGGATGATTCAACGTCTTGTGAAAAGGCACAAAGAACAAGACTCGGCAGAAATAAAAACACTGCTACACAGATTAAATTTTTTGTATTTACCAAATAATTGTTCATAGGTATGTATCCTTATAAATAAAAAAGCCTTACTGCAAAGATTTCTTTTCAATAACATCTTTGGCAGTAAGGCTGTCTTCTTATTTCTAAACTTCTTCTGGCTTCCTGGTTCTACCCTGTTGAAGACCCTTTACTTTGTGTCCCCTGATCACTCAGGGTTTACCTTTATCGCTGATGTTTATTTAGAATTATATAATCACTTTATAATTATGCAAATGAGCAAGTTAAATGCCAGCAATATCGAAATGGAATTTGTTTTGAGAAATTGGGTCCTATCACCTTATTTCAAAATAATACAGGGATTGAAAAAAATATAAACAACTTTAAATTTATTGTAATAATCTATTGCACAAGTGTGTCATGTCACACTTGTGTTACTACACACTTGTGTGACATGTCACACTTTTTGATTTTACTGTTTTTTTTGCGTCCTGGTTTATCTTTTAAGGTATTTTCAGTTGACAACTTCTTTTTACAACACTATCATTTCAGCATGAATTCATTTACTGACATAAAACAACACAAAAAAATATTCCTCCTGTTCTTGCTGACATTATGCCTCAGTGGCTTAATTGCACCCCTAATAAAGGCTTTCCTTGATACATTGACATCATCAAGTCCTTTCGTGAGAGATTTGCTCAACTATAAGCACGGAGGTTATGATTTTGGCAGGGTCATGCGCCGTATTATGATGGCCGTGGCCATTCTCCTCATCTTCCTCATGAGAAAACAACTGATGATCGGCTCGCTT
This genomic interval carries:
- a CDS encoding PEGA domain-containing protein; translated protein: MNNYLVNTKNLICVAVFLFLPSLVLCAFSQDVESSEVEISGYSDIPHGRGRHFIRGILPPKQYFEDSHIQRYAVVIGISDYKDSRIPDLQYADADAQAFYDFITSPVGGNFNKENIVLLKNDRATLKNVKSAITNFLKKAVDTDFVVIFMACHGAPEPDRLSNLYLLMHDSELDDLSATAYHMEHVNADMKRYISAKKLVFFADTCHSAGLTECTIGTRGFFNTINVALSTLKSVRDGWGIISASRAGEVSMESSKWGGGHGVFTHYLLEGMKGKADFEGNNNGIVTLAEAFDFLEDKVKRATRNAQHPDTSGNFDNNLPLGFPGIKISSKENRQATEVPRFGTLQIITNPEGASVYVKGKKVGTTPLNIKLMSGTYPVTVKKRGFADMSDNFFINPDEETDEYIAMLNEELLLAQLNLNTLGGSHLKNDESAQSLESIESIHNGEDIRLTEDIEDIQKTKDNIDTLIKELEILAKGQIREEKPRVAKKTKKLKSELMEIPITIPVSLKEFNVKMGALSKRHDMERLRQRVIDALLEQKSLSVVERDLEFQEEILREQRLSGSVLADALFRIELGKIQGAAFLCFGGVSQGNTSDEFILRMEVVDTATTLIDTFERAFQGEENLRIVANDVAAKIREKIAGKRKL